Sequence from the Bacteroidota bacterium genome:
ACTTTGACCGTTTCAATCAACGGGACTCGGCCATTTACTACGCCACAAAAGGTTTAGTGATTGACAGGCAATTCAATCTTTTGGTTCAGCAACTGCAAGCCAGCACTTTATTGACAAAACTTTACAAACAGGAAAATAAAATTGACAGTGCGTTCAAGTATCAACAACTAATGATTGAAACGAGAGATAGTGTTTTCAGTCGTGAAAAAATTAATCGTTTGCAAACACTTGAGTTTAATGAACAATTACGACAACAAGAGTTAACATCAGAAAAAACAAAGTCCGAAGAAGAACGCAAACAAAATATTCAATACGCATTAATCGCAATCGGACTTGTTACCCTTATAATCCTATTCCTTTTTCTTAGCCGAAGTTTTATTTCCAACACTAAACTGATTTCTTTTTTTGGCGTGATTGCTTTGTTACTTGTTTTTGAATTTCTCAATCTATTACTGCATCCATTCTTAGAAAGAATTACTCATCACTCACCCATTTTAATGTTGATTGCGTTAGTTTGTATAGCGGCTTTGCTTGTGCCCCTGCACCACAAATTAGAAAAGTGGACAACAGTGAAGCTGGTGGAGAATAATAAGGCAACAAGATTGGCAAATGCAAAAAAGACTATTGAGAAATTAGAAGATAAGGCAAATAATACGAATGAAACCAGCACGAACGCATAACAGCACCTACAAGAAATTGGCGGTTCTGTGGTTAAATGAAGCTTTGTGCTTCGTATCAAGTTCAGTATTGTCAGACCAGTTTACGTCTCCGAAATCGCCAACTTCTTGTAGTTTCCGCCACGTTTTGCGGCAGCTTAAAGGACGACACATTAACAATTTAAACAAAGAAATATGAGCAACAAACTGACTCATTTTGCCATTCACATTGACGACATGGAACGGGCAAAGAGTTTTTATGACGGAGTTTTTGATTGGGATTTCCAATCTTACGGACAAGAAGATTTTTTACAAATCAAAGCCGACAAGTCCGAAAACAGTGAACTAATCGGAGCATTGCAATCAAGGAAGTATTCCCCAGTTCCTGACAAAATTATTGGTTTGGAATGCTCGATTAGCGTTGAGAATATTGATGATATTATTGAAAAAGTCAATGCTAATGGCGGACAAGTTCTCATGCCAAGAACGGCTATTCCTTATGTTGGTTGGATTGCAAAGTTTTTAGACACAGAAGGCAATTTAATATGTGCAATGCAATATGACAATACAGCGAGATGACAAAGCCGAGACCAATACATCCAGACTTTCAATTCTTGTTAAATTATAAGGACCAGAAAGTCATTGAACTTTTTAGCGATTTACGACTATACATTTTAGACCTGTATCCTGACAGTAATGAGCTAATTTATCATACACACGCCTTGACAGCAGTTTTTTCAATATCAGAAAAGCTATCAGACGCATTTTGCATGCTACCAATCTATACAAATCATCTAAACTTGGGCTTTAATAAAGGAGCGCTATTGAAAGACCCGAATAAACTGTTGACAGGAACAGGAAATTTAATTAGGCACATTGACGTAGAAAAGTCAACTGATTATAGAAACCCAAAAGTAAAAGCTTTGATAAGAGACGCGATTGACTTTGCAATAAAAGATATGGACAAGCCGACAAAATCAGTTGGAGCGACAATTTCAAAAATTAAGAGGAAATAAAAGCCGACCGCGTCACATTTGGCCATCTATACGAAACCCCAATCGAGTAGAGCAAACGAGGGGGTTTTCGTATAGATGTTCCCGACCGCATGCTAACGGGATAAATCCCGACCGCAAGCTAACGGGATAAATGTTCAGCGACACGTGCCGCGATGCGCTTAGTAGGAGCTACAGCCTGTCGGGTGTATAGGTGTATTTGTATCGGAGTTCTGTGGGGAATTTGATGGCTGTAACAGTTGGTGTATACGTTGTTTGGCAGTTATTTTTAAGAAAGGCATATAAGAGCCCTTACCCGCAATGCAGATGTTTTTTTGGAGTGTGTATGTTGTTTGTTTTTTACTTTTTGTTTTCATAGTGGAGGGATTTTGATTGGTTTGGTGAGCCGCGGTTGCTCAATTCTTCTGAATTTATTAATCGCCCATTAAAATATTTGAAAGATGCTAAAAGAACCAATTTGCCTGTTAGGCACTTGGGGCATTGTCGTATATCGCAGCCGGTAAGCGACATGATGGCAATATAAATAGGCACCGTTATATCGGTTTGACAAAATGCGAACTGACGTGCTTCTATGAAACATTTGTGCAAGGTTCAACAGCAGTAATTCTATTGAACTTTTGTGTTAAAAATCCGCCACATCGCCAAGACGAAAACCGATGTTTTATGAAACATTACTAAAGTGTATCTACTTTACTCATCATTTTTAATCAAATGCAGTGTTGCATTAAGGCAACACTTTTTTCGCATAACATGTTTTTATCGAGTGTGTTTTTAGAATTTATTGGGCTTGCATATTTTGAAAAGTCTATTTACCTTGTCGATAACTTTAAAAACACATAAACATGAAAATCATTTTAGTTACCTTATTTACATTAATTGGCACCGCATTAATGGCCTTGCCAAATGAAAAAGAGAAAATTGTTGAAGCAAAGATTTCTCATCAGGCAAATCTAAAGACACACAATGGATGTTGGGATGTCAATCATTTCGTTTTTTGCAAAGGTGATTCGGCTGCAAATGAAAAGCCAAATTTTGGTTATTTGTTTGAGAGTGGCTTGCAATGGGTGTATGTTCCTATTGATACGTTACCTAATTTGGGTTTGCAAGATGTTGCTATAGAATGGCGTGGACAGTACATAGGTGTATATGGCGATAATCGCCATTTTGCAATTGTAAATGGGCCTATGATTTATTCATACACGACAATTCCACTTGCAAACCTGCTTCCCAATTGTCAATTGAAGGATAGCATGCCAACTCCAGTAGACTATGTAAAATCTTTTCTTGTTTACGATTCTCTATATTGCATTGTAACTTTAGCTCAAGGTGGTTAGCAGTATGATTAAAAATTTTATCAATTGCCAAATTTCACTCTATCATCTTCGGTATCTCTGAAATTGAAATATGAAACCTTTTGCAGAACCGATAATTTTAATTTTAAGGAGATTATATTGGTAGGTGATTCGGTTGGAACGCAACGCATGTTGAAATTTAATATTACCGTTGGAATTGTAGTGAATGATATTGTTTTAGCCGATGATTTTAAGAATTCAAAATTTGCAACATATGGTGCAAATAATGCATTCTTGTTTGCAAGCCCCGGAGATACGATTACAAATTTATTGCGGTATAATTTTATTTCATCCGTAGCCACTACCACCAACCTGTTTCCGAATTTGGGAATTGCTTTTGCCAATACCAATGAGTCGATGCCTGTTTATTATCAAGCTATGTTTGATGGTTCGCCAAAGGCAATGCATAAAAAAATTATTTCCTATAGTCGTTTGTCAAACACATTTGACACCATTATTAATAATGTATATTGTAATGCAGCGCATTCGAATACTTACGGATTTAGCTCACCTCCATATATGATGATTATGGCTCCATAGAGCAATAAGAATGAAGTGATTTTTGCAAATGGTGCTTATAACCTTACCGATACTGTTGCTGTGCCATCGTATCCACTTTGGTTTATGGAAGATATGCGATGTTATGTTGGTATGAATGAAATAAATTCGCGGTTGGCCATACATGCCAAGCCAAATCCTGCTACAGAAGAAATTTCGATATCGATAACGGGTTTGCAAAATGAGGTGGCTTACACGTTTGAAATAATAAGTATGTCGGGCGAATTGCTATTTGAATTGCCTGTTTATCCAAAAAAGGAATATCGCATACCATTGGATGAAATGCCTACCGGCACGCTCTTGATGCGAATTAGTGGTAATGGTGTTAGTGTGACCAAGAGGATTATTAAGCTTTGATTATATTGAAGCCTGCTTGTTGCACTAGACACATTTCATGCACAAACACTATGGAACAAAATGCTTCGGTATTTTATACCGATTATGCTTTCAATATAGGCCAATCTTCATTTCATTTGGTTGTACTATTTTCAAGCTATATCGGCATTAACCATTCTGAAATTATAAAATAGTTTGGACTATTTTATAATTAGAATTGGTATTAATTGGAATAAATAATAAATCGAAGGAATAATTAATTATCACTAACCCCGATGGAAGCGTATACCCCGCAGCAAGGTTGGCAGGTGGGTAGAGCGAGGAGTATGAGCGTACAGCGGGACCTTATTGTTACTAAGCAAGTATACGTTCGCTGTTTCGAAAAAAAATTACTTAACGAAGTATCTCGCGGGCGATGACAAGCTTTTGGATTTCGCTGGTGCCTTCGCCTATGGTGCATAGTTTGCTGTCGCGATAAAATTTTTCGACCGGAAAATCTTTGGTATAACCATAGCCGCCAAATATTTGTACGGCTTCGGTAGATGCCTTAACTGCTACCTCGCTGGTGTAGTATTTTGCCATGGCGCTTACCTTGGTAACTTTTTCGCCTCTGTTTTTGAGATCGGCAGCCATAAAGGTGAGTAATTCTGCTGCTTCAATTTCTGTGGCCATATCTGCTAGCTTGAAAGAAATACCTTGAAATTCGGAAATAGGTTTGCCAAACTGTTGGCGCTCTTTGGAATATTTTACCGATGCATCGAGGGCGCCTTTGGCAATGCCAAGGCCAAGGGCTGCAATGGATATGCGGCCACCATCGAGCACTTTCATAGATTGTATAAAGCCTTCGCCTACCTTGCCAAGCAGGTTGTCTCTTGTTACACGACAATTGTCAAAGATGAGTTCGGTGGTTTCGGAGGCACGCATGCCGAGTTTGTTTTCTTTGCGGCCTGCGCTAAAGCCAGGTGTTCCTTTTTCGATGGCAAAGGCGGTCATACCATGACTGTCGCCACGCTCACCGGTTCGCACAATAACAACGGCAATGTTGCTGCTTTTGCCATGCGTTATCCAGCATTTGGTGCCGTTAATTATCCAGCCATCGCCATCAGTTGTGGCTACGCAACTCATGTTGCCGGCATCGCTGCCTGTGCCAGGTTCGGTAAGGCCCCAGGCTCCAATCCACTCTGCAGTAGCAAGTTTAGGAAGCCAGCGCTTTTTTTGATCTTCGGTACCGAATTGCATAATGTGGCCGGTACATAATGAATTGTGCGCTGCAAGACTTAAGCCGATAGAGCCGCAAACGCGTGAAACTTCTACTATGGCTGTAACGTACTCTGTATATGTTAGTCCTGCGCCACCATATTCTGTAGGTACCAAGATGCCCATCAGGCCAAGTTCTCCCATTTTTTTAAATACATGAATTGGGAATTCCTGACTTTCGTCCCATTCCATTACATAGGGTCGTATATTTTTTTCGGTAAAGTCGCGCACGGTTTGCGCTATCATGTTTTGATTATCAGTAGTAGAAAAATTCATACAGTATTTTAAATAGCTTGTTTTTGATTTTTTTTTCGAGCCGCAAATGTAGTATTAAATTGGAATGTTCAATTGGTTATAGCCAAGCAAATTGGGGTATTAACAGGTGTTAATATTTTATCGGAAAAAGGCGGCTTCGGTTTTGGTTAACTTTTACACTCTTTGAAAGATGATTAGTACTTTCGGTTTTGCTTAACCAATAAGGAGAGTAAATTTTTTGAAAAAAAACTTATTAAAAAGTTGAACAAATGAATCTTGATAACTTTTTAGGCGAATTATATTAAATCTACCTTATAGGTAGAATAAAAACGTATAACATTGCAGTCTTAATTTAAATTTTTAAAGCTTATCGTATGAATGAGAAACATACCAGAAGTATTGTAAAGGGAACCACCTGGAGGATTATTGGTACATTGGATACCTTATTCTTATCGTGGTTATTTACAGGCAGTATAGGCGATGCCAGTAAAATTGCCGGAACCGAAGTTATTACAAAAGTAGGTTTGTATTACTTGCATGAACGCGCATGGATGAGGGCACATTGGATGCGCAAATTGAAATTGCTGCCTGATGGTACCCAGAAATGGGTGGACCACCACTCGCGCAGTTTGATAAAAGGAGTAAGCTGGCGAATATTTGGTACAATGGATACCATAATGATTGCCTTGTTTTGGACTGGGGAGATTGATAAGGCACTAAAGATTGGTTTTGCCGAAGTGTTTACCAAAATATTATTGTACTACTTACACGAGCGTTTGTGGTTACGACTTAAGTGGGGAATTACACCATTAGCAGTAACAGAAGTGCCTGCTGATGCACAATTGGAATTAAAATAATAACTGATTTAGTAAATACGCTATCCCCCTTTGGGTTCCCGAAAGGGGGATTTTTTTTTGTTTGTGTGGGTAATGTTGGACTAAGAAAAAGCAAAAAGACAATAAGCGAAATCGTATTCCTGCGTGCCCCTCCGTGTCTCCGTGCGAAAAAAAAATCTAGAGCAAGCAAAAAGGCAATTTGCGAAATCATATTCCTACGTGCCCCTCCGTGTCTCCGTGCGATAAAAGACTACAGCAAGCAATTTGATAAATCTTTATTAGGCTTGTAAAGTATAAAGTTGTTCTATGCTCAAACTTTATTGTTAAGAAATTTACGAGTAGCTGCCTATTCAATAGGTTCGATAGTCATGTAATTGCTGTGGATTGATTTTAATTGGTGGGTTTGCCAATTAACTGGTTGTTGTAACTGAGAGAATACAATTTATGATAGAATCTGTTTTGGTTTTCAAATGACTACTGTTTTTAGTTTTGTGGCAAAAGCAAGTTGCCTAATTGTTAGTTATTCAGTCATTTCGAACTTAATGTGTTTTAATCGCGCCTTTCTTTTATAACCTGAATATTGATATGCCCACAGCATCATTTCGCATAACGATAATAGATTTTTAATCTTCAGTTTCATTTAAAAAAAACAGAGGTTTTCTAAAAAGTTAAAAATATTCGTTTCATTTTTTGGCAGCTATCGGATTCCAATTTCATTTATGCGATTCAAGAAACTGCATATTACTATTGAATAAGCCGCTTTCTGAGAACTTTTATTTGTATTTCAATCCCTATTGACTTGTGATTTCTAGCTGCTTTTATTTATAAACATCCGGTGTGTATATTTAACTTTCAATTATTAGTTACTTAAACTTGCGTAGAGAATATTTTATCATACTTTTACGTTGGCTTTATTTGAAAAAAGAGGTATAATGGATATAAGCGGCTTTTTGAATTACATTACCCATCACAAGAGATATTCTTCGCATACTATTACCGCGTATCATAACGATATAGAGCAGTTTTATATTTATTTACAAGCACAATTTGAAACAACATCGATAGCCGATGTAAACTATCATTATATACGTTCATGGATAGTTAGCTTAATGGATAACGAAATATCGGCACGTACCATAAACCGAAAGATAACGACCTTACGCACGTATTATAAGTACTTGATTAAGCAGGGCGAGTTGAGCGAGAATCCTATGAAGAAAATTCAAGCTCCCAAAATGGCAAAAAAATTGCCTGTGTTTATTGAGAAGAGCAAAATGCAATTATTATTGGATGAGCCTAAAGAAGAAGGTGAAGGAATTTATGACCAACGTGACCAAATAATAATGGAGTTGTTTTACAATTGCGGAATTCGATTAGCAGAACTTGTTGGTTTAAAGCTGGGAGATGTAAATCTGAATAAACAGCAACTTAAAGTGTTAGGTAAAAGAAATAAGGAGCGTGTAGTACCGGTAACTGCCGGATTTTGTGCAAAGGCAAGCGAGTACTTTGATTGGAGAAGCCAGCAGCCAATAGAGACGTCAGAGTTTTTTATCGCCAAAAATGGGCTACCGATAAATAGAAAATATGTGTATCGCCTAGTAAAGCGCAAGTTAGCGCCACACAGCACCAGAGAAAAGAAGAGCCCCCATGTACTGCGTCATACTTTTGCCACACATATGCTTGATAATGGTGCTGATATTAATGCGATTAAAGAAATATTGGGACATGCTTCGTTGGCAGCTACTCAGGTTTATACACATAATACTATTGAAAAATTAAAGAATATTCACCTACTAGCACATCCAAGGGGTGGTGGATAATTTATTAATTTACGCTATATATAAGTTGAATATGAAAGACACTCTATATTTCTTTATAAAGATTTTATACGTGTTAGATTTTATAAGTTAAACGATTTTAAAAAATGATGAATTATGAAATTAAAAGTGCAAAGCATTCATTTTGATGCAGACCAAAAATTAATTGCTTTTATTGAAGAGCGTGTTGACAAACTGATTCGGTTTTACGAAGATATTATTGATGGAGAAGTTTTTATGAAATTAGACAAGTCTCAAAGTCAGGAGAATAAAATTACAGAAATTAAGCTGAATACCAAGGGTAAGTTGCTTTTTGCCAAGGAGCAGAGCAAGAGCTTTGAAGAAAGCACCGATACAGCGGTAGAAGCATTGCGTAAACAGATTATTAAGCATAAGGAAAAAACAAGAGGATAAGCCATAAAATAAAAAGGCGGAAAATTTTTTCCGCCTTTTTATTTTACCATTAAAAAATCTTAATATCGGTAGAAATCAGATTTGTAAGGGCCATTTACATTAACACCAATATAATCTGCCTGAGCTTGTGAAAGAACATCTATCTCAACGCCAATTTTCTTAAGGTGCAAACGTGCTACTTTTTCATCTAGATGCTTTGGCAACGTGTAAACTTTATTCTCATATTTATCATGGTTGGCCCACAATTCAATTTGAGCTATTGTTTGATTACTGAATGAGTTACTCATTACAAATGATGGGTGACCCATGGCGCAACCTAGATTTACAAGACGGCCTTCGGCAAGTACAATAATGTCTTTTCCATCAATTGAATATTTATCAACTTGCGGCTTTATCTCTTCTTTGGTATGGCCATAATTCTTATTCAACCATGCCATATCAATTTCAGTATCAAAGTGACCTATGTTGCAAACGATTGCATTATGTTTCATTGCTCTGAAATGACGCTCAGTAATAATGTTGAAATTGCCGGTAGTGGTTACCACAATATCAGCTTCTTTTATAGCATCATCCATCTTTTTAACTTCATAGCCTTCCATAGCTGCTTGTAATGCGCATATTGGATCTATTTCGGTTACAAGCGTGCGTACTTTAGCATCTCTAAGCGATTCGGCACTGCCTTTTCCTACATCGCCAAATCCTGCAACCACAGCCACTTTGCCAGCCATCATTAGGTCGGTAGCTCTACGTATAGCATCTACCAATGATTCGCGACATCCGTATTTATTATCAAATTTCGATTTGGTAACGCTGTCATTCACATTAATAGCCGGCATGTGTAAGGTGCCATTTTGCATCCGCTCATTTAATCGTAAAACTCCTGTTGTTGTTTCTTCGCTAAGGCCTTTAATACCTGGAATCAACTCTGGATATTTATCAAAAACATATTGGTTAAATCGCCACCATCGTCCAATATCATGTTCAAAGGCTTACGATCTTCGCCAAAAAACAGGGTTTGCTCAATACACCAGTCAAACTCTTCAGCATTCATCCCTTTCCAGGCATATACCGGGATTCCTGCGGCTGCTATAGCAGCCGCGGCATGATCCTGCGTGCTGAAAATATTACATGATGACCAGGTAACTTCTGCACCCAAAGCCTGCAATGTTTCTATTAACACCGCTGTTTGGATGGTCATATGTAAGCATCCTGCAATACGTGCTCCTTTTAATGGATGCGATTGTCCATACTCTTCGCGTAGGGCCATCAAGCCGGGCATTTCTGACTCTGCAAGCTTAATTTCTTTGCGTCCCCATGCAGCCAACGAAATGTCTTTCACTTTGTGAGCTACATACTTTTGTTCTTGTGTTTTTATCATTTTATTTTTTAAAAAATTATTGGTTTTTTATTTAGTGGTGCAAAGGTAATTAATTGAAAATTCAATTCAAAAGACTACCGCTGCCCTATTTATTTTTTATGCTATCTATAACAAATACATGTGCCTAATGTTTGCTAAAAGTTATCATTTTGCACATTCTTTAAGTCAGGGCGTGTCCAATATCAAAAATATTTTCTTTTTTAAGATTGCTATGAGCATTGCATGCGTAATAGCTGTTTGCATGGCGTGCGTATTGCCCGAAACTCCTATTTATTATTATGTGGTTAATCAATCGAAGGAGCGGATAAGCATGCACTGGCAGGATAGTGTAGGGAATTCCATCAATTCATTGGCTTCGCTTTCAGAAATTATCGAACAGAATAGGCAAATCATGGTTTTTGCTATGAATGGGGGTATGTACAAACCCGATACAAGCCCGGTTGGATTATATATAGAAAATGGGAAGGTGTTGCACCCCATAAACAGTGATAGTGGAGCAGGCAATTTTTATATGCATCCAAATGGTGTATTCTATTTAGATAAAAAAGAAAAGGCATTTATATGCACTACTGCTGATTTTATTTTGAATGATGATGTTGAATTTGCCACCCAAAGTGGTCCCATACTTTTGTTGGATAGTCGCATCAATCCAA
This genomic interval carries:
- a CDS encoding VOC family protein; amino-acid sequence: MSNKLTHFAIHIDDMERAKSFYDGVFDWDFQSYGQEDFLQIKADKSENSELIGALQSRKYSPVPDKIIGLECSISVENIDDIIEKVNANGGQVLMPRTAIPYVGWIAKFLDTEGNLICAMQYDNTAR
- a CDS encoding DUF1801 domain-containing protein, translated to MTKPRPIHPDFQFLLNYKDQKVIELFSDLRLYILDLYPDSNELIYHTHALTAVFSISEKLSDAFCMLPIYTNHLNLGFNKGALLKDPNKLLTGTGNLIRHIDVEKSTDYRNPKVKALIRDAIDFAIKDMDKPTKSVGATISKIKRK
- a CDS encoding T9SS type A sorting domain-containing protein, with translation MIFANGAYNLTDTVAVPSYPLWFMEDMRCYVGMNEINSRLAIHAKPNPATEEISISITGLQNEVAYTFEIISMSGELLFELPVYPKKEYRIPLDEMPTGTLLMRISGNGVSVTKRIIKL
- a CDS encoding acyl-CoA dehydrogenase, whose translation is MNFSTTDNQNMIAQTVRDFTEKNIRPYVMEWDESQEFPIHVFKKMGELGLMGILVPTEYGGAGLTYTEYVTAIVEVSRVCGSIGLSLAAHNSLCTGHIMQFGTEDQKKRWLPKLATAEWIGAWGLTEPGTGSDAGNMSCVATTDGDGWIINGTKCWITHGKSSNIAVVIVRTGERGDSHGMTAFAIEKGTPGFSAGRKENKLGMRASETTELIFDNCRVTRDNLLGKVGEGFIQSMKVLDGGRISIAALGLGIAKGALDASVKYSKERQQFGKPISEFQGISFKLADMATEIEAAELLTFMAADLKNRGEKVTKVSAMAKYYTSEVAVKASTEAVQIFGGYGYTKDFPVEKFYRDSKLCTIGEGTSEIQKLVIAREILR
- a CDS encoding DUF2061 domain-containing protein yields the protein MNEKHTRSIVKGTTWRIIGTLDTLFLSWLFTGSIGDASKIAGTEVITKVGLYYLHERAWMRAHWMRKLKLLPDGTQKWVDHHSRSLIKGVSWRIFGTMDTIMIALFWTGEIDKALKIGFAEVFTKILLYYLHERLWLRLKWGITPLAVTEVPADAQLELK
- a CDS encoding tyrosine-type recombinase/integrase, with translation MDISGFLNYITHHKRYSSHTITAYHNDIEQFYIYLQAQFETTSIADVNYHYIRSWIVSLMDNEISARTINRKITTLRTYYKYLIKQGELSENPMKKIQAPKMAKKLPVFIEKSKMQLLLDEPKEEGEGIYDQRDQIIMELFYNCGIRLAELVGLKLGDVNLNKQQLKVLGKRNKERVVPVTAGFCAKASEYFDWRSQQPIETSEFFIAKNGLPINRKYVYRLVKRKLAPHSTREKKSPHVLRHTFATHMLDNGADINAIKEILGHASLAATQVYTHNTIEKLKNIHLLAHPRGGG
- the raiA gene encoding ribosome-associated translation inhibitor RaiA, whose translation is MKLKVQSIHFDADQKLIAFIEERVDKLIRFYEDIIDGEVFMKLDKSQSQENKITEIKLNTKGKLLFAKEQSKSFEESTDTAVEALRKQIIKHKEKTRG
- a CDS encoding phosphodiester glycosidase family protein, with the translated sequence MSIACVIAVCMACVLPETPIYYYVVNQSKERISMHWQDSVGNSINSLASLSEIIEQNRQIMVFAMNGGMYKPDTSPVGLYIENGKVLHPINSDSGAGNFYMHPNGVFYLDKKEKAFICTTADFILNDDVEFATQSGPILLLDSRINPIFNTTSVNKQVRNGVGIDSKGNVFMAISKEKITFHDFASFFKDKGCTHALYLDGFVSRYFVQGNDNNQHNAEAFAVMIAVSKK